From the genome of Flavobacterium sediminis:
TATATGCAAATATATTGATTTTTGAAATACCCTAAAAAAACAAGGGGCTGTATTAATGAAGTTGTAATTTTTTGTATATTTGCCATGAATTTTTAAAGGTATAATTAAAATAAAACACAACTTTATGTCGACATTTCGTTTTCAGACCTTAAAAGAAACGGCTAACAGAAAGCCTGTTTCTGTTGAAAATCTAGACAAAAAATCTGTAATTTTCGGCAGCAATGTTTTTAATGATAAAGCAATGCGCCAATATTTAACTCCGGAAGCTTATAAAGCGGTAAAGAGTGCTATCGTAAACGGAACCAAGATCGATAGAAACACGGCTGAGCATGTGGCAATGGGAATGAAAGAATGGGCTTTGTCAAAAGGAGTTACACATTACACACACTGGTTTCAGCCTTTAACCGGTGCTACAGCAGAAAAGCATGATGCTTTCTTTGAAACTTCATTTGATGGATCTGACCCTGTAGAAAAATTCGGGGGAGGTCAATTAGTACAGCAAGAACCGGATGCTTCTTCATTTCCTAACGGAGGTATTCGTAATACATTTGAAGCTCGTGGATATACAGCTTGGGATCCTACGTCTCCTGCTTTTATCTTCGGAACAACTTTGTGTATTCCTACGATCTTCGTTTCTTATACAGGAGAAGCATTAGATTATAAAACACCTTTGTTAAGAGCTTTGAATGCTGTTGATAATGCAGCAACGGCTGTAGCAAAATATTTTGATAAAAATGTTAAAAAGGTAACTCCGACTTTAGGTTGGGAACAAGAATATTTCTTAGTAGACAGGGCTTTAGCTGCAGCACGTCCTGATTTAACATTAACCGGACGTACTTTATTAGGACATACTTCTGCAAAAGGACAACAATTAGAAGACCATTATTTCGGTTCTATTCCGACTCGTGTTTTAAATTACATGAGGGATTTAGAAAATGAATGTATGTTACTGGGAATTCCGGTAAAAACACGTCACAATGAGGTAGCACCTAATCAGTTTGAATTGGCTCCTATTTTTGAGGAAACAAACTTAGCGGTTGACCACAACTCATTATTGATGGATGTAATGCAAAAAGTGGGTGAACGTCATGATTTTAAAGTATTGTTACATGAAAAACCTTTTAAAGGCGTAAACGGATCCGGTAAGCATAACAACTGGTCTATGGCTACTGATACCGGAATTAATTTATTAAGTCCGGGGAAAACACCTATGAGTAATTTACAGTTCTTAACTTTCTTCATAAATACCATTAAAGCTGTTAATGAATATGAAGAATTATTGAGAGCTTCTATCGCTTCAGCCAGTAATGATCACCGCTTGGGAGCAAATGAAGCACCACCTGCAATTATTTCAGTCTTTATCGGGCAACAGTTAACAGCTGTTTTAGAAGAATTAGAAGGAGTTTCTAACGGGAAATTATCTCCGAAAGAAAAAACAGATCTTAAATTAAACGTAGTAGGTAAAATTCCGGATGTATTATTAGATAATACAGATAGAAACAGAACGTCTCCATTTGCATTTACAGGAAATAAATTTGAGTTAAGAGCCGTTGGGTCATTAGCGAATTGTGCTAACCCGATGACGACTTTAAATTCAATTGTTGCTAAACAATTAACAGACTTCAAAAAAGAAGTTGATGCTTTAATCGATAAAAAAGGACTTAAGAAAGACGAAGCGATCTTCAACGTATTAAGAGAATATATCAAACAATCTCGCAACATTTTGTTTGAAGGAGACGGATATAGTGAAGCTTGGGAAAAAGAAGCTGCAAAACGCGGATTAAGTAATCATAAAACAACTCCGGAAGCTTTAAAAGCTAAAGTTTCTAAAAAAGCGATCACCTTGTTTGAAGAGTTGAGCATCATGAACCATGTTGAGGTAGAAGCGCGTTATGAGATCGAATTGGAAGAATACATCAAAAAAATTCAGATCGAAAGTCGTGTTTTAGGAGATATAGCTCGTAATCATGTTATTCCGACAGCGATTCGTTACCAAAACACATTGATTGAAAATGTTAAAGGATTAAAAGAAATCTTCGGAAAAGATTTTGAACAATATGCTAAAGAGCAAGTAGCTTTGGTTAAAGAGATTTCTGAACATATTGAAGCTATTAACTCTAAAGTAGATCAAATGACAGAAGAGCGTAAAAAAGCAAACAATCTTTCTTCTACTGAAGAAATGGCAAGTGCTTACTGCTTCTTAGTAAAACCATATTTTGAATTGATACGTTATCATGCCGATAAGCTAGAATTATTGGTAGATGATGAGATGTGGACTCTTGTAAAATACAGAGAGTTACTTTTCATCCGATAATTTCATATAAATCACAGTTAGTTTTGCCTGCACCTTTTAAAGGTGCAGGTTTTTTTATACTAAAAACTATTTTCAGACGTTATGGAAAGACAGTAAGATTAAAAGAATAAATTTAAAAACGAAGAGCAATACTTTTTGTATAGAACATTAATTTTAAAAGACTAAAGTTTTAAGATTAGCAAAAAAAGTTGTTACTTCGTAAAAAAAATAAAATGAACCGTATTTTTTATTTGTTATTTTTATTTTTTTCGTTCACAGCTTTTTCTCAAGATACTATTTCATTCTATTTTGAAACCGATAAATACGAATTATCTGCTACCGAAAAAATCAGATTGAGAGAGTGGATAATAAAGAATCGAAAATCAAAGATTTTATCGATCAGAGGTTATACAGACGAAGTGGGGACCAATCAGTACAATGATACACTATCACAAAAAAGAGTGAAATCCATTTATCGCTCTATTGTCGGAAAAATTAAAATCAGAGAAGACTTTAAGACTATCAGTTACGGAGAGAACTTTAAACAATCTGAAATTAAAGCTGAAAATCGCCGTGCCTCCATTTATTACCTCAAAGAAGAAGATCTGGATAAAGAACAGGAAGTATTAGGGTTGCCTCCGGTTACAATAGAAAAAGAAGAAGAAATTGTAGAAATTCCGGACGATGCTCCGCTTCATGTAAAAGTAGCGGCAGCAAAAGTGGGAGACAAAATTATTCTGAAAAATATTAACTTCTATCAGAATACGTTTCAAACTACACAAGAGTCACAAGCTGCTTTGTATGATCTGTTGTTTGTCTTACAAAATAACCCTAACCTTACCATTCAGATACAAGGACATATTTGCTGTGTAGATAGCGATAGAAGAAACTTGTCTTTAGAACGGGCAAAACAGGTTCGTCGTTTTTTAATGTATAAAGGAATCCCTATGCACCGGGTATCAGTAACTGGATATGGTGTGCGGTATCCTATTTATCCCATTCCGGAAGATAATGAAGAACAGGCGGCGGCCAACAGAAGAGTTGAAATAGAAATTTTAAGTAAGTAATATGAAATTCACAAAACTAATTATGTTTTTATTAATGGTTACATTGCCTTTTGTAAGTTGTAATGATAACTGTTCAGACGTAGATGCTCCGGATTCGGCATCTTTGTTTATTTCATGTATTGATGAGGTTTCTGGGGAGAATGTTTTTGAAAATGAAACTTTTTCAGGAGATCAGATCGTAGTGACCGATGAGGATGACGAATTAGTTTCATTTAGTTTTATTGAAACTAAAAACTTTATACATATTACTTTTCCGGCCGGTTTGGTAGAAGGTAAAATTATCACCGTTAAATTAGAAAATACTGAAACTTCAGATGTAAGAGAAATAGAAATTCA
Proteins encoded in this window:
- a CDS encoding OmpA family protein encodes the protein MNRIFYLLFLFFSFTAFSQDTISFYFETDKYELSATEKIRLREWIIKNRKSKILSIRGYTDEVGTNQYNDTLSQKRVKSIYRSIVGKIKIREDFKTISYGENFKQSEIKAENRRASIYYLKEEDLDKEQEVLGLPPVTIEKEEEIVEIPDDAPLHVKVAAAKVGDKIILKNINFYQNTFQTTQESQAALYDLLFVLQNNPNLTIQIQGHICCVDSDRRNLSLERAKQVRRFLMYKGIPMHRVSVTGYGVRYPIYPIPEDNEEQAAANRRVEIEILSK
- a CDS encoding glutamine synthetase III family protein, coding for MSTFRFQTLKETANRKPVSVENLDKKSVIFGSNVFNDKAMRQYLTPEAYKAVKSAIVNGTKIDRNTAEHVAMGMKEWALSKGVTHYTHWFQPLTGATAEKHDAFFETSFDGSDPVEKFGGGQLVQQEPDASSFPNGGIRNTFEARGYTAWDPTSPAFIFGTTLCIPTIFVSYTGEALDYKTPLLRALNAVDNAATAVAKYFDKNVKKVTPTLGWEQEYFLVDRALAAARPDLTLTGRTLLGHTSAKGQQLEDHYFGSIPTRVLNYMRDLENECMLLGIPVKTRHNEVAPNQFELAPIFEETNLAVDHNSLLMDVMQKVGERHDFKVLLHEKPFKGVNGSGKHNNWSMATDTGINLLSPGKTPMSNLQFLTFFINTIKAVNEYEELLRASIASASNDHRLGANEAPPAIISVFIGQQLTAVLEELEGVSNGKLSPKEKTDLKLNVVGKIPDVLLDNTDRNRTSPFAFTGNKFELRAVGSLANCANPMTTLNSIVAKQLTDFKKEVDALIDKKGLKKDEAIFNVLREYIKQSRNILFEGDGYSEAWEKEAAKRGLSNHKTTPEALKAKVSKKAITLFEELSIMNHVEVEARYEIELEEYIKKIQIESRVLGDIARNHVIPTAIRYQNTLIENVKGLKEIFGKDFEQYAKEQVALVKEISEHIEAINSKVDQMTEERKKANNLSSTEEMASAYCFLVKPYFELIRYHADKLELLVDDEMWTLVKYRELLFIR